The Aureimonas mangrovi genome includes a region encoding these proteins:
- a CDS encoding cold-shock protein, translated as MAQTGTVKFFNTEKGFGFIKPDNGGADIFVHISAVQASGLTGLAENQKVSYDTEPDKRGKGPKAVNLQAED; from the coding sequence ATGGCACAGACGGGTACGGTTAAATTCTTCAACACCGAGAAGGGCTTCGGCTTCATCAAGCCGGACAATGGCGGCGCCGACATCTTCGTCCACATCTCGGCCGTGCAGGCTTCCGGTCTCACAGGCCTCGCCGAGAACCAGAAGGTCTCCTACGACACCGAGCCGGACAAGCGCGGCAAGGGTCCGAAGGCCGTCAACCTCCAGGCCGAAGACTGA
- a CDS encoding BA14K family protein: MPFAFRRIALSGLLVAAGLAVTLFPAASQGLIEFGSPAGEDTLLGGNASYGPPSVSSSEWGRAGHRSFRRDRDGREDYRYHVPGRVWNEYRPISRSMIHASRVREPAFYRGTGIFANAVGGSVVVYGAASAPIFVTRDAPGPKIIDVEAERLDRQPIGASGVSVEQRGTTKIIRLASGYGDMAMPNGRSHAERALTEAGPVFYPDPDAEPAAAPGAAREHAAVPAASGEEFEPWTDAWMQHCVERYETFDASLGTFTDDTGRRHFCIAGTQ; the protein is encoded by the coding sequence ATGCCGTTCGCATTTCGCCGCATCGCCCTGTCCGGCCTTCTCGTCGCCGCGGGCCTCGCCGTCACGCTCTTTCCCGCCGCCTCGCAGGGCCTCATCGAGTTCGGATCGCCCGCCGGGGAAGACACCCTTCTCGGCGGGAACGCGTCCTACGGACCTCCATCCGTCTCGAGCAGCGAATGGGGCCGGGCCGGCCATCGCAGCTTTCGGCGTGATCGCGACGGCCGCGAGGACTACCGCTACCATGTGCCCGGCCGCGTCTGGAACGAATACCGGCCGATCAGCCGCTCGATGATCCATGCGAGCCGCGTCCGCGAGCCCGCGTTCTACCGGGGCACCGGCATCTTCGCGAATGCCGTCGGCGGCAGCGTCGTCGTCTACGGTGCCGCGTCCGCTCCCATCTTCGTGACACGCGATGCGCCGGGCCCGAAGATCATCGACGTCGAGGCCGAACGCCTCGATCGCCAGCCGATCGGCGCGAGTGGTGTCAGTGTGGAGCAGCGCGGCACGACGAAGATCATCCGCCTCGCCTCGGGTTATGGCGATATGGCGATGCCTAACGGCCGGAGCCATGCCGAGCGTGCGCTGACCGAGGCTGGCCCGGTCTTCTATCCGGACCCGGATGCGGAACCCGCTGCTGCGCCGGGGGCGGCGCGTGAGCACGCTGCGGTGCCCGCCGCCTCGGGCGAAGAGTTCGAGCCCTGGACCGACGCCTGGATGCAGCATTGCGTCGAGCGCTACGAAACCTTCGACGCCTCTCTCGGCACCTTCACCGACGACACCGGCCGCCGGCATTTCTGCATCGCTGGCACCCAGTAG
- a CDS encoding MBL fold metallo-hydrolase, which yields MPLSAEIVPVTPFQQNCCIFFDTDTRKAVVVDPGGDVDAIRAAIDRLGLTVEAIWLTHGHIDHAGGAMELKDALGGVDIIGPQREDATLLGRLEDQAKMFALTGRYRNCEPDRWLEDGDALTLGAHRFEVIHAPGHSPGHVVFFNRDARFLHAGDVLFSGSIGRTDLPGGSHPTLIATIKEKILPLGDDVGFICGHGPGGRLGQERLTNPFLV from the coding sequence ATGCCCCTTTCCGCCGAGATTGTGCCCGTCACCCCCTTCCAGCAGAATTGCTGCATCTTCTTCGACACGGATACGAGGAAGGCGGTGGTCGTCGATCCCGGCGGCGACGTCGATGCGATCCGCGCCGCAATCGATCGTCTCGGCCTCACCGTCGAGGCGATCTGGCTGACACACGGCCATATCGATCATGCGGGCGGCGCAATGGAACTGAAGGATGCGCTCGGCGGCGTCGACATCATTGGTCCGCAGCGCGAGGATGCCACGCTCCTCGGCCGCCTGGAGGATCAGGCAAAGATGTTTGCCTTGACCGGCCGATACCGCAACTGCGAGCCCGATCGCTGGCTCGAAGACGGAGACGCTCTGACGCTCGGCGCTCACCGGTTCGAGGTGATCCACGCACCCGGCCACTCACCTGGCCATGTCGTCTTCTTCAACCGCGACGCCCGTTTCCTGCACGCCGGCGACGTCCTCTTCTCCGGCTCGATCGGGCGCACCGACCTGCCGGGCGGCAGCCACCCGACGTTGATCGCCACCATCAAGGAGAAGATCCTGCCGCTCGGCGACGATGTCGGCTTCATCTGTGGGCACGGCCCCGGCGGGCGGCTCGGTCAGGAGCGCCTGACGAACCCCTTCCTCGTCTGA
- a CDS encoding branched-chain amino acid aminotransferase — MMSVPFDQLEGQIWFNGEFLPWKDAKIHVLTHGLHYASAVFEGERAYGGEIFKLREHTERLIESGRILGFKVPYSADEIDAACNELLQRQGFSDAYVRPIAWRGSEMMGVSAQSNRINVAIAIWQWPSYFDPEQRMKGIRLDLAEYRRPDPRTAPSKSKAAGLYMICTISKHAAEAKGYADALMLDWRGYVAEATGANVFFVKDGVIHTPNPDCFLDGITRRTVIELAKRRGYEVQVRTIMPDEMEGFTECFLCGTAAEVTPVSEIGPYRFTPGDISRTLVADYMAEVQPKRLAAE, encoded by the coding sequence ATGATGAGCGTTCCATTCGATCAACTTGAAGGGCAGATCTGGTTCAACGGCGAGTTCCTGCCGTGGAAGGACGCCAAGATTCACGTGCTCACGCACGGCCTGCATTATGCGAGCGCCGTGTTCGAGGGCGAGCGGGCCTATGGCGGCGAAATCTTCAAGCTGCGCGAGCATACCGAGCGCCTGATCGAATCCGGCCGTATCCTCGGCTTCAAGGTGCCCTACAGCGCCGACGAGATCGACGCGGCCTGCAACGAACTCCTCCAGCGGCAGGGTTTCAGCGATGCCTACGTGCGTCCGATCGCCTGGCGCGGCTCTGAGATGATGGGCGTTTCAGCGCAGTCCAATCGCATCAACGTCGCCATCGCGATCTGGCAGTGGCCGAGCTATTTCGACCCCGAGCAGCGGATGAAGGGCATCCGCCTCGACCTCGCGGAATACCGGCGGCCCGATCCGCGCACGGCGCCTTCGAAGTCGAAGGCGGCAGGCCTCTACATGATCTGCACCATCTCCAAGCACGCTGCGGAGGCCAAGGGTTATGCGGATGCGCTGATGCTCGACTGGCGAGGCTATGTGGCCGAGGCGACCGGCGCGAACGTCTTCTTCGTCAAGGATGGCGTGATCCATACGCCGAACCCCGATTGCTTCCTCGACGGCATCACGCGCCGCACGGTGATCGAACTCGCGAAGCGCCGCGGCTACGAGGTCCAGGTGCGCACCATCATGCCGGACGAGATGGAGGGCTTCACCGAGTGCTTCCTCTGCGGCACGGCGGCGGAGGTGACGCCGGTCTCCGAGATCGGGCCCTACCGCTTCACCCCGGGCGACATCAGCCGCACACTCGTCGCCGACTACATGGCCGAGGTTCAGCCCAAGCGCCTTGCGGCCGAATAG
- a CDS encoding MarR family winged helix-turn-helix transcriptional regulator, with the protein MVLTYFMDAPLPETDAREFEEGSIAFEPLETRGEVDFRLIELFFFAYREFTADADEILARYGFGRAHHRILHFVNRDPGMTIAAILDLLQITKQSLSRVLRQLVDDGFIVLLPGDDDRRQRRLYPTAKGRELTLELSRAQARRIDAALAHSGGEDAPWVGDFLFEMGCDRLTTRDWFARKGIVKEDTR; encoded by the coding sequence ATGGTGCTGACCTATTTCATGGATGCTCCCCTGCCAGAGACCGATGCGCGTGAATTCGAAGAGGGCTCCATCGCCTTCGAGCCCCTGGAAACGCGCGGGGAGGTCGACTTCCGGCTGATCGAGCTGTTCTTCTTCGCCTATCGCGAGTTCACGGCCGATGCCGATGAGATTCTCGCGCGCTACGGCTTCGGGCGCGCCCACCACCGCATCCTGCATTTCGTGAATCGCGATCCGGGCATGACGATCGCCGCGATCCTCGACCTCCTGCAGATCACCAAGCAGTCGCTCTCGCGTGTCTTGCGCCAGCTCGTCGACGATGGCTTCATCGTGCTTCTGCCGGGCGACGATGACCGGCGCCAGCGTCGCCTCTACCCAACGGCCAAAGGGCGCGAGCTGACGCTGGAACTCTCGCGGGCGCAGGCCCGACGCATCGACGCCGCGCTCGCCCATTCCGGCGGTGAAGACGCCCCCTGGGTCGGCGACTTCCTCTTCGAGATGGGCTGCGACCGGTTGACGACGCGCGACTGGTTCGCCCGCAAGGGCATCGTGAAGGAGGACACGCGGTGA
- a CDS encoding response regulator: MDTAPAAIGDDAPHLLVVDDDRRIRSLLSRFLSERQFRVSTAADAAEARRILAGLDFDLMVVDVMMPGESGLELVRSFSPTRDTPILMLTARSEIDDRIEGLEAGADDYLAKPFDPRELLLRVNAILRRGAPATTPKVETVRFGPFTFSLSRRELKRGGEVIRLTDREQEILSQFAARAGETIQRQDLIGSEVDVGERTVDVQINRLRRKVESDPANPLWLQTVRGIGYRLNVD, encoded by the coding sequence ATCGATACGGCACCGGCCGCGATCGGCGACGACGCGCCACATCTCCTGGTGGTGGACGACGATCGGCGCATCCGCAGCCTCCTGTCCCGCTTCCTTTCGGAGCGGCAGTTCCGTGTCTCGACCGCGGCCGACGCCGCGGAGGCGCGACGCATTCTCGCCGGGCTCGATTTCGACCTCATGGTGGTCGACGTGATGATGCCGGGTGAAAGCGGCCTCGAACTCGTGCGCTCCTTCTCACCGACGCGCGACACGCCGATCCTGATGCTGACGGCACGCTCGGAAATCGACGACCGCATCGAGGGTCTCGAGGCGGGAGCCGACGACTATCTCGCCAAGCCCTTCGACCCGCGCGAGCTTCTCCTGCGCGTCAACGCCATCCTGCGGCGCGGGGCGCCGGCGACCACACCGAAAGTGGAAACGGTGCGCTTCGGCCCCTTCACATTCTCGCTCTCGCGGCGCGAGCTGAAGCGCGGCGGCGAGGTGATCCGCCTGACGGACCGCGAGCAGGAAATCCTCTCCCAGTTCGCCGCTCGCGCCGGCGAGACGATCCAGCGCCAGGATCTCATCGGCTCGGAGGTCGATGTCGGCGAACGCACGGTGGACGTCCAGATCAACCGCCTGCGCCGGAAGGTCGAGAGCGACCCGGCCAACCCGCTCTGGCTGCAGACGGTGCGCGGCATCGGCTACCGCCTGAACGTCGACTGA
- a CDS encoding ATP-binding protein, protein MTLIERVWRPTRRGWKKLGAKLPFRLPRRVHFPNWLAKFAPTGLYGRSLIIIITPMVLLQVIVSVVFMERHWATVTQRLSTAVVRDIASIIDVIESYPQDADYSTITRIARETLDLNISVLPAEPLPAAAPRPFFNILDGILSEEITNQIARPFWIDTVGDSRLVEIRIQLDNAVLRVFARRNSAYASNTHIFIVWMVGTSLVLILIAVLFLRNQIRPIQKLAEAADGFGRGLPMPPNFRVRGASEVRRASLAFIQMRDRIERQIEQRTQMLNGVSHDLRTVLTRFRLQLAFFAESEDRRELENDVDEMQRMLEGYLAFAKGEAGEEFGELDLSRVFAKLETQAQMKGCAFSADIQGDPRIMVRPDGFTRLINNLVVNAMRYADSVRVTARHDGRWLTVSVEDDGPGIAPEQREEAFKPFVRLDTARNIDDGGTGLGLAIARDIARSHGGDVLLSASELGGLRAMVRIPA, encoded by the coding sequence ATGACCCTGATCGAGCGGGTCTGGCGCCCGACGCGGCGCGGTTGGAAGAAACTCGGCGCGAAGCTGCCCTTCCGCCTGCCCCGCCGCGTGCACTTTCCGAACTGGCTGGCGAAGTTCGCCCCGACCGGTCTCTACGGACGCTCGCTCATCATCATCATCACGCCGATGGTGCTTCTCCAGGTCATCGTCTCAGTCGTCTTCATGGAGCGCCACTGGGCGACGGTGACGCAGCGCCTCTCGACGGCCGTCGTGCGCGACATCGCCTCGATCATCGACGTGATCGAGAGCTACCCCCAGGACGCCGACTATTCGACGATCACGCGGATCGCGCGCGAGACGCTGGACCTCAACATCTCCGTCCTGCCGGCAGAGCCGCTGCCAGCGGCCGCCCCGCGCCCCTTCTTCAACATCCTCGACGGCATCCTGTCGGAGGAGATCACCAACCAGATCGCGCGGCCCTTCTGGATCGACACGGTGGGCGACTCGCGCCTCGTGGAGATCCGCATCCAGCTCGACAATGCGGTCTTGCGCGTCTTTGCCCGGCGCAACTCAGCCTACGCCTCCAACACGCACATCTTCATCGTCTGGATGGTCGGCACCTCGCTGGTGCTGATCCTCATTGCGGTGCTCTTCCTGCGCAACCAGATCCGGCCGATCCAGAAACTCGCGGAAGCCGCCGACGGCTTCGGGCGCGGCCTGCCGATGCCACCGAACTTTCGCGTGCGCGGCGCCTCCGAAGTGCGGCGCGCCTCGCTCGCCTTCATCCAGATGCGCGACCGCATCGAGCGCCAGATCGAGCAGCGCACGCAGATGCTCAACGGCGTCAGCCACGACCTGCGCACCGTCCTCACGCGCTTTCGCCTGCAACTCGCCTTCTTCGCCGAGAGCGAGGACCGGCGCGAGCTGGAAAACGACGTCGACGAAATGCAGCGGATGCTGGAGGGCTATCTCGCCTTCGCCAAGGGCGAAGCCGGCGAGGAGTTCGGCGAACTCGATCTTTCCCGCGTCTTCGCCAAGCTCGAGACGCAGGCACAGATGAAGGGTTGCGCCTTCTCGGCCGACATTCAGGGCGATCCGCGCATCATGGTCCGGCCGGACGGCTTCACCCGGCTGATCAACAATCTCGTCGTCAACGCCATGCGCTACGCCGACTCGGTGCGCGTGACGGCGCGCCACGACGGGCGCTGGCTGACGGTGAGCGTGGAGGACGACGGGCCGGGCATTGCGCCGGAACAACGCGAGGAGGCCTTCAAGCCCTTCGTGCGCCTCGACACGGCCCGCAACATCGACGACGGGGGCACGGGCCTCGGCCTCGCCATCGCCCGCGACATCGCCCGCTCGCACGGCGGGGACGTCCTGCTCTCGGCGTCCGAGCTCGGCGGCCTGCGCGCGATGGTGCGGATACCGGCCTGA
- a CDS encoding tRNA-binding protein — MKVDIRVGTIVAAEPFPEARKPAFRLQIDFGPEIGVKKSSAQITVRHSLDELVGRQVMAVVNFPPRQIGPMRSEVLTLGFPDEAGNVVLGALSMPVPNGGRLF; from the coding sequence ATGAAGGTCGACATCCGCGTCGGCACGATCGTCGCGGCCGAACCCTTTCCCGAAGCGCGCAAGCCGGCCTTCCGGCTGCAGATCGATTTCGGGCCCGAGATCGGCGTCAAGAAGTCCTCGGCGCAGATCACCGTGCGGCATTCGCTGGATGAGCTCGTGGGCCGTCAGGTAATGGCGGTGGTCAATTTTCCGCCGCGCCAGATCGGTCCGATGCGTTCCGAAGTGCTGACCCTCGGCTTCCCCGACGAAGCCGGGAACGTCGTCCTCGGCGCCCTGTCGATGCCAGTCCCGAACGGCGGCCGGCTCTTCTAG
- the proC gene encoding pyrroline-5-carboxylate reductase: MGAAMAQGWLAAGLKPGNLLLVDPRPGTAAEPLLAAGVKHVTTPEGAAADIVVLAVKPQVMDAAMPSLAPILTPDTLVVSIAAGRTIASIEAVVGERPVVRAMPNTPALIGRGITGAYANERVSQDARATADALLSACGPVEWVRSEGEIDAVTAVSGSGPAYVFHLAEALAEAGAKAGLEPELAMRLARHTVAGAGELMIRAEEEPAQLRRNVTSPNGTTQAALDVLMGEGGLVPLMERAVAAAKARAEELSKG, from the coding sequence ATGGGCGCGGCGATGGCGCAGGGCTGGCTTGCCGCCGGCCTGAAGCCGGGCAACCTCCTTCTCGTCGATCCCAGGCCCGGCACCGCGGCCGAGCCGCTTCTGGCGGCCGGCGTGAAGCATGTCACGACGCCCGAAGGCGCCGCGGCCGACATCGTCGTGCTGGCAGTCAAGCCGCAGGTCATGGACGCGGCGATGCCCTCGCTGGCTCCGATCCTGACGCCGGACACGCTCGTCGTCTCGATCGCGGCGGGGCGAACGATCGCCTCGATCGAAGCGGTGGTCGGCGAGCGGCCGGTCGTCCGCGCCATGCCCAACACGCCGGCGCTGATCGGGCGGGGCATCACCGGCGCCTATGCCAACGAGCGCGTTTCGCAGGATGCCCGCGCGACGGCCGACGCGCTCCTGTCGGCCTGCGGGCCGGTGGAGTGGGTGCGCTCGGAAGGCGAGATCGACGCGGTGACAGCCGTTTCCGGTTCCGGTCCGGCCTATGTCTTCCATCTCGCCGAGGCATTGGCCGAAGCCGGTGCGAAGGCCGGGCTTGAGCCCGAGTTGGCCATGCGTCTTGCGCGCCATACGGTCGCGGGCGCGGGTGAACTGATGATCCGCGCCGAAGAGGAGCCGGCGCAGCTTCGCCGCAACGTGACCTCGCCCAACGGGACGACGCAGGCCGCGCTGGACGTCCTGATGGGCGAGGGCGGCCTCGTGCCATTGATGGAGCGTGCCGTGGCCGCCGCGAAGGCCCGGGCCGAAGAACTGTCGAAGGGATAG
- a CDS encoding YbjN domain-containing protein: MQLAAEAEVRRQSNPVDVVELVAATRDWMFERSCDDEIAVSVKGLHADYSVSFSWMEQCEALHLACAFDLKVPGHREVEVLRLLARINEGLLIGHFDLWPSEGVVMFRHTLLLSGGAEPTSQQAEQLLSCALEHCERYHLAFQFVIFANRSAQEALACSLFETVGRA, translated from the coding sequence ATGCAATTGGCAGCAGAGGCCGAGGTCCGGCGGCAGTCGAACCCGGTGGACGTCGTGGAACTGGTGGCTGCCACCCGCGACTGGATGTTCGAGCGCTCGTGCGACGACGAGATCGCCGTCTCGGTGAAGGGGCTCCACGCCGATTACTCGGTCTCCTTCTCGTGGATGGAGCAGTGCGAAGCGCTGCATCTGGCCTGCGCCTTCGATCTGAAGGTGCCGGGTCATCGCGAGGTCGAGGTGCTGCGGCTTCTGGCGCGCATCAATGAGGGCCTTCTCATCGGCCATTTCGACCTGTGGCCGAGCGAGGGTGTGGTGATGTTCCGCCACACGCTTCTCCTCTCCGGCGGGGCCGAGCCGACCAGCCAGCAGGCCGAGCAACTTCTGTCCTGCGCGCTGGAGCATTGTGAGCGCTATCACCTCGCCTTCCAGTTCGTGATCTTCGCCAACCGCTCTGCGCAGGAGGCGCTGGCCTGCTCGCTCTTCGAGACCGTGGGGCGCGCGTGA
- a CDS encoding accessory factor UbiK family protein produces the protein MNNSRTPNRVLDEFARIFTDTAGAAQGVRREVETAIRSQTERVIHQLELVQREEFEVVREMAIRARAENEELKRRIAELEGRSHSSPVDPGAPASPAAPTL, from the coding sequence ATGAACAACAGCCGCACCCCGAACCGCGTCCTCGACGAGTTCGCGCGCATCTTCACCGACACGGCCGGCGCCGCGCAGGGGGTGCGCCGCGAGGTCGAGACCGCGATCCGCTCGCAGACCGAGCGCGTCATCCACCAACTCGAGCTCGTTCAGCGTGAAGAGTTCGAGGTGGTGCGCGAGATGGCGATCCGTGCGCGCGCCGAGAACGAAGAGCTCAAGAGGCGCATCGCCGAACTCGAAGGGCGCTCGCATTCCTCGCCCGTCGATCCGGGTGCGCCGGCAAGCCCGGCCGCGCCGACGCTCTGA
- the lgt gene encoding prolipoprotein diacylglyceryl transferase: MSTLSFAGVLAYPAIDPVLLQIGPLAIRWYGLAYVAGILCGWLYGRALASNGKLWPGGVSPISKTDVDDFIVWITAGIVLGGRIGSILFYDFDRWLADPLSLFRLWEGGMSFHGGLIGVTIAMLLFARNRKVPAFGLIDIVAASVPFGLFFGRIANFINGELWGAPTSVPWAMVFPGAGPEPRHPSQLYEAALEGILLFIVLRIFTHGLKSLHRPRLTGGVFILGYGLARIFVEFYRLPDAHIGYLLGTSWLTMGMVLSLPMVIVGLWAVTTARPTTQTPSPSAVKAAGAPASA, from the coding sequence ATGTCCACCCTCTCCTTCGCCGGCGTCCTCGCCTATCCGGCCATCGACCCGGTGCTCCTCCAGATCGGGCCGCTCGCCATCCGCTGGTACGGCCTCGCCTATGTCGCGGGCATCCTGTGCGGCTGGCTCTATGGGCGCGCGCTCGCCTCCAACGGCAAGCTCTGGCCGGGCGGCGTCTCCCCGATCTCCAAGACCGATGTCGACGACTTCATCGTCTGGATCACCGCCGGCATCGTGCTCGGCGGGCGCATCGGTTCCATCCTCTTCTACGATTTCGACCGCTGGCTCGCCGATCCCCTGTCCCTCTTCCGGCTCTGGGAGGGCGGCATGTCGTTCCACGGCGGGCTGATCGGCGTCACGATCGCGATGCTTCTCTTCGCGCGCAACCGGAAGGTGCCGGCCTTCGGGCTCATCGACATCGTGGCCGCGAGCGTGCCCTTCGGCCTGTTCTTCGGCCGCATCGCCAACTTCATCAACGGCGAGCTCTGGGGCGCGCCGACCTCGGTGCCGTGGGCGATGGTGTTTCCGGGCGCCGGCCCCGAGCCGCGCCATCCGAGCCAGCTTTACGAGGCAGCGCTTGAGGGGATTCTCCTCTTCATCGTGCTTCGCATCTTCACGCACGGCCTGAAATCGCTGCATCGCCCACGCCTGACGGGCGGCGTGTTCATCCTCGGCTACGGGCTGGCGCGCATCTTCGTCGAGTTCTATCGGCTGCCGGACGCCCATATCGGCTATCTCCTCGGCACATCGTGGTTGACGATGGGTATGGTGTTGTCGCTGCCGATGGTTATCGTCGGCCTTTGGGCCGTGACGACCGCACGGCCGACAACGCAGACGCCGAGCCCGAGCGCGGTGAAGGCGGCAGGGGCGCCGGCCTCGGCGTGA
- a CDS encoding class I SAM-dependent methyltransferase: MSALLPRIAAAIAGSGPMSVERFWNIALFDKDAGYYTTGTPIGAGGDFTTAPEISQMFGELVGAWLVAAWREVGCPSPFLLAEFGPGRGTLMADILRTVMRLDLDFAKAMRVRLVETSPRLSAMQAERLAPFDLPLRHVERLGQLEPLPLLLVANELFDAVAIRQYRFDGANWRERLVGLDADGALAFVDGPASQPVGLPDKAPTKGAIFESAPLREALAAEIGSHVTSHGGAVLVFDYGHARSGFGDTLQALRGHAFAPVLADPGRQDITSHVDFERLGAVLGAAGAAVSPAMEQGALLFALGLAERAKALARKGDPASVEAAARRLAGTGAGEMGALFRAIACASRPLALPPFAVATALD, from the coding sequence GTGAGCGCACTCCTCCCGCGCATCGCCGCCGCCATCGCCGGGAGCGGGCCGATGAGTGTGGAGCGGTTCTGGAACATCGCGCTCTTCGACAAGGACGCCGGCTATTACACCACCGGCACGCCGATCGGCGCGGGCGGCGACTTCACCACCGCGCCGGAGATCAGCCAGATGTTCGGCGAACTCGTCGGCGCGTGGCTGGTGGCGGCGTGGCGCGAGGTCGGCTGCCCCTCCCCCTTTCTCCTCGCCGAGTTCGGGCCGGGGCGCGGCACGCTGATGGCCGACATCCTGCGCACGGTCATGCGGCTCGACCTCGACTTCGCCAAGGCCATGCGGGTGCGGCTCGTCGAGACGAGCCCGCGCCTTTCGGCCATGCAGGCCGAGCGGCTCGCGCCCTTCGATCTGCCGCTGCGCCATGTGGAGCGACTGGGCCAGTTGGAACCGCTGCCGCTGCTTCTCGTCGCCAACGAGCTCTTCGACGCGGTCGCCATCCGCCAGTACCGCTTCGACGGCGCGAACTGGCGCGAGCGCCTCGTCGGCCTCGATGCGGACGGCGCGCTCGCTTTCGTGGACGGTCCCGCCTCGCAACCGGTCGGCCTACCGGACAAGGCGCCGACGAAAGGCGCGATCTTCGAAAGCGCGCCCCTGCGCGAAGCGCTCGCCGCCGAGATCGGCTCGCATGTGACAAGCCACGGCGGCGCGGTGCTCGTGTTCGACTACGGCCATGCGCGCTCGGGTTTCGGCGATACGCTCCAGGCCCTGCGCGGTCATGCCTTTGCGCCGGTGCTCGCCGATCCGGGACGACAGGACATCACCAGCCACGTCGACTTCGAGCGCCTCGGCGCGGTGCTCGGCGCGGCCGGCGCGGCCGTCTCGCCGGCCATGGAACAGGGCGCGCTTCTGTTCGCGCTGGGGCTGGCGGAGCGCGCGAAGGCTCTGGCACGCAAGGGTGATCCGGCCAGCGTGGAGGCTGCCGCGCGGCGGCTCGCCGGCACCGGCGCGGGTGAGATGGGCGCCCTCTTCAGGGCCATCGCCTGTGCCTCGCGGCCCCTCGCGCTGCCGCCCTTCGCGGTGGCCACCGCGCTCGATTGA
- the pgeF gene encoding peptidoglycan editing factor PgeF yields the protein MFDKRLESASHLTLQDVVRSDRLPAEGGIAHAFFTRSGGVSSGIYRGLNVGSGSHDEPEAVRENRSRAAHFLGLTAPDLATPWQIHSPDVAVIDRPFGAERPKVDAVVTATPGFAVAVVTADCGPVLFADEEARIVGAAHAGWRGTVSGVLEATIEAMEGLGATRERIVAVLGPTIMQANYEVSAEMADGIVGDDCEAERFFAQGAAGDKRQFDLPGLIVSRLSRAGVHASFVGRCTYGEEERFFSFRRTTHRGETDYGRQLSAIAITH from the coding sequence ATGTTCGACAAGCGCCTCGAATCGGCCTCCCATCTGACCCTGCAGGACGTGGTTCGCAGCGATCGCCTGCCCGCCGAAGGCGGTATCGCGCACGCTTTCTTCACCCGCTCGGGCGGCGTCTCGAGCGGCATCTATCGCGGCCTCAATGTCGGCTCCGGCAGCCATGACGAGCCGGAAGCCGTGCGCGAGAACCGCTCTCGCGCGGCGCATTTCCTCGGGCTGACCGCGCCGGACCTCGCGACCCCCTGGCAGATCCATTCGCCGGACGTCGCCGTGATCGACCGTCCCTTCGGCGCCGAGCGGCCCAAGGTCGACGCAGTGGTGACCGCCACGCCCGGTTTCGCGGTCGCCGTCGTCACGGCCGATTGCGGCCCGGTCCTGTTCGCCGACGAAGAGGCTCGCATCGTCGGCGCGGCCCATGCCGGCTGGCGCGGAACGGTCTCCGGGGTCCTTGAAGCCACGATCGAGGCCATGGAAGGCCTCGGCGCAACGCGCGAGCGGATCGTGGCCGTGCTCGGCCCGACGATCATGCAGGCCAATTACGAGGTTTCCGCCGAGATGGCGGACGGCATCGTCGGCGACGACTGCGAGGCCGAGCGCTTCTTTGCGCAGGGCGCAGCGGGCGACAAGCGCCAGTTCGACCTGCCGGGCCTCATCGTCTCGCGCCTTTCGCGCGCCGGCGTTCATGCCAGCTTCGTCGGACGCTGCACTTATGGGGAAGAGGAGCGCTTCTTCTCCTTCCGCCGCACCACCCATCGCGGCGAGACCGACTACGGTCGACAGCTTTCGGCCATCGCCATCACGCACTGA